One stretch of Natronobacterium gregoryi SP2 DNA includes these proteins:
- a CDS encoding rhomboid family intramembrane serine protease codes for MSRTLQRSRVTVLFLVIVWLFYGLRLGVESIYGEEFVLSLFVVRFSHLEYVWTWVTAPLGHGNFAHLLFNSMLALYLIPPVERALGPAKTSVAYIVGGALCAVIGTVLVVLVRVPFLSDATATGGLGSSIGLFVLWGLSLRHYWSHRNPPLAESGIIVKNSTLFGILLVISLGGIAFDIWRKSAGVPFPGLGHHYHAVGLVLGAMMSEVALFD; via the coding sequence ATGAGTAGGACGTTGCAGCGTTCCCGAGTAACTGTTTTGTTCCTGGTGATCGTCTGGCTATTTTACGGGCTTCGGTTAGGAGTCGAATCCATCTACGGCGAGGAGTTCGTTCTTTCACTCTTTGTAGTGCGCTTCTCTCATCTAGAGTATGTATGGACCTGGGTGACTGCGCCACTCGGACACGGCAATTTCGCACATTTACTGTTCAACAGCATGCTTGCATTGTATCTCATCCCTCCAGTCGAACGGGCGTTGGGTCCCGCAAAAACGAGCGTGGCTTACATTGTGGGTGGAGCACTCTGTGCTGTCATCGGGACCGTTCTGGTCGTTCTCGTTCGAGTCCCGTTCCTGTCTGATGCTACCGCTACCGGCGGATTGGGTTCGAGTATTGGGTTGTTCGTTCTCTGGGGACTGAGTCTCCGCCACTACTGGTCGCATCGGAATCCGCCGCTGGCCGAGAGTGGCATTATTGTCAAAAACTCCACTCTTTTTGGTATACTGTTAGTCATTAGCCTCGGTGGAATTGCTTTCGATATTTGGCGGAAATCAGCCGGGGTACCATTTCCGGGACTAGGCCACCACTACCACGCTGTCGGACTTGTACTTGGAGCGATGATGAGCGAGGTAGCTTTGTTCGACTAG